CACCTAAGAATTGCCTTTGCCCATATAAAAAGTGATAAGATTGGGCAGTCATGGCTATTGCCCCCTGTCATTAGAGATATCATACCGGTAGACCACATCTGCTACCTGGTGGTTACCATCGTAAATAGTATAGATATATGTGAGCTGGAGAAGAAGTACCGGCTTAGGTTTACACCCGGCAATCCTGCATATTCACGCCGGATGCTGCTGAGACTGGTGATAATTAAGCCTCTTGACGTGGTATTTCCTATTCTTTTACCTATATTTCGCACTTTATTGTATATTTTGCAAACCTTTAAAAGAGAGGGGAATTAAGAAATAAAAGAGGAGAATAAAAATGGAAGGAGAAAAGAAGAAGGACCTGTTAGATAAAGGCGCAATAGTCCAGCAGGATTATGAAACGTACGCTATTGCGCCACATATACCGGGAGGGATTTGCGAGCCTTCTACGCTCAGGAAGATAGCAGATGTCGCAGAGAAATACAATGCCAAAGTATTAAAATTGACCTCTGCACAGAGAATAGCCATCGTGGGTATAGCGGAGCGTGATATAGAGGATGCGTGGCGAGACCTCGATATACCACCGGGTTATGCTATTGGATTATGTGTCAGAAGTGTGAAGTTCTGCCCGGGAACAACGTTTTGTAAAAGAGGAAAGCAGGATTCTGTGTCCTTAGGTATGGAATGTGACAGGAAGTATCACGGGATGACGCTGCCCTCAAAATTTAAAATCGGTGTTTCTGGCTGTGCGAATAGCTGTGCGGAATCATGGATAAAGGATTTGGGTTTTATCGGAATGCCAAAAGGTTGGAAAGTAGTTGTTGGCGGTTCTGCAGGTGCATCTCCCGCTATTGCAGAAGTTCTGGCGGAAAATTTAACTGATGACGAAGCTATTGAAACCGCTGATAGAGTCATCAACTACTACAAGAATTGCGGTACTAAAAAGCGATTGGGCAGATATATTAAGGAGATAGGGTTTGAAGAGTTCAAAAAGGAGATATTATAATGCAAACGCAAACC
The Methanophagales archaeon DNA segment above includes these coding regions:
- a CDS encoding NAD(P)/FAD-dependent oxidoreductase produces the protein MEGEKKKDLLDKGAIVQQDYETYAIAPHIPGGICEPSTLRKIADVAEKYNAKVLKLTSAQRIAIVGIAERDIEDAWRDLDIPPGYAIGLCVRSVKFCPGTTFCKRGKQDSVSLGMECDRKYHGMTLPSKFKIGVSGCANSCAESWIKDLGFIGMPKGWKVVVGGSAGASPAIAEVLAENLTDDEAIETADRVINYYKNCGTKKRLGRYIKEIGFEEFKKEIL